A genomic region of Barnesiella viscericola DSM 18177 contains the following coding sequences:
- a CDS encoding class I SAM-dependent rRNA methyltransferase, translating to MNYTKIILKPGKEDSFHRFHPWVFSGAIYRFEKQPEEGDIVEVTDHQGNFIGVGQYQIGSIAVRILSFKPVTIDEAFYVNRLQEAYNVRLSLRLLNENYNNTCRLVHGEGDNLPGLIIDLYDRTAVMQAHTPGMHYARHQIAEALKKVLGNHIDNIYYKSETTLPYKAALGAENEYLLGGDAPNIAIENGLKFYVDWVRGQKTGFFVDQRENRALLERYARGRSVLNMFCYTGGFSFYAMRGAAKLVHSVDSSAKAIDLTCRNVELNFPGDTRHQAFAEDAFKYLDTMGDQYDLIILDPPAFAKHKKVLNNALQGYRKLNAKAIEKIRPGGILFTFSCSQVVSKENFRLAVFSAAAQSGRNVRILHQLTQPADHPINIYHPEGEYLKGLVLYVE from the coding sequence ATGAACTATACGAAAATCATACTGAAACCGGGCAAGGAAGATTCGTTTCATCGATTCCACCCGTGGGTATTCTCCGGAGCCATCTACCGTTTTGAGAAACAGCCCGAAGAGGGCGACATTGTCGAGGTAACCGACCATCAGGGTAACTTTATCGGGGTGGGCCAATACCAGATAGGCAGCATTGCCGTACGCATCTTGTCGTTCAAACCGGTGACCATCGACGAAGCCTTCTACGTGAACCGCCTGCAAGAGGCCTATAACGTGCGGCTGAGCCTGAGACTGCTCAACGAGAATTACAACAATACCTGCCGCCTGGTACATGGCGAGGGCGACAATCTGCCGGGACTCATCATCGACCTCTACGACCGTACGGCCGTCATGCAGGCACACACCCCGGGCATGCACTACGCCCGCCATCAGATAGCCGAAGCTCTCAAAAAGGTCTTGGGCAACCACATCGACAACATCTATTACAAATCGGAGACGACCCTGCCCTACAAGGCGGCCCTCGGCGCCGAAAACGAATATCTGCTGGGCGGCGACGCTCCCAACATCGCCATCGAAAACGGACTGAAATTTTATGTCGACTGGGTGCGCGGACAGAAAACCGGCTTCTTTGTCGACCAACGCGAGAACCGCGCTCTGCTCGAACGGTATGCCCGCGGACGCTCGGTACTGAACATGTTCTGCTACACGGGTGGATTCTCGTTCTACGCCATGCGGGGAGCGGCCAAGCTGGTACACTCGGTCGACAGTTCGGCCAAGGCCATCGACCTTACCTGCCGAAACGTGGAGTTGAATTTCCCCGGCGATACCCGCCACCAGGCCTTTGCCGAGGACGCCTTCAAATACCTCGACACCATGGGCGACCAGTACGATCTCATCATTCTCGACCCGCCGGCCTTTGCCAAGCACAAAAAGGTGCTGAACAATGCCTTGCAGGGCTACCGCAAGCTCAATGCCAAGGCTATTGAAAAGATACGCCCCGGGGGTATCCTCTTCACCTTCTCCTGCTCGCAGGTGGTGAGCAAGGAGAATTTCAGACTGGCCGTTTTCAGTGCGGCGGCACAGTCGGGGCGTAACGTGCGCATTCTGCATCAACTCACACAACCGGCCGACCACCCGATAAACATCTACCACCCCGAGGGCGAATACCTGAAAGGGCTGGTACTCTATGTAGAGTAA
- the rseP gene encoding RIP metalloprotease RseP — METFLIKTVQLLLSLSILVIVHEFGHFIFARMFKVRVEKFYLFFDPWFSLFKFKPKNSHTEYGIGWLPLGGYVKIAGMIDESMDREQMKQPAQPWEFRSKPAWQRLLIMVAGVVFNFILAVFIYSMIAYTWGTSYIPFKNAYAGMEYCQSARDIGFQNGDIPLTADGATLDFMSSETLQKIVEAREVEVLRGTDTVSIAIPQDFMLRLIDKEEQFAMYRIPPVVYEAADHTGAQQAGLQKGDRIESINGKTTPSLDELHQVLANYRDTTVTVAFLRNGVQHSTQVKTDSVGALGILISPLSESYEVVTEHYGFWESFPKGIELGVDKLTSYVSSMKYVFTKEGAQSLGGFGAIGSIFPEQWNWEAFWSMTAFLSVILAFMNILPIPALDGGHVLFLLYEVITRRKPNDKFMEYAQMCGMIFLLLLLVYANGNDIFRFFFK, encoded by the coding sequence ATGGAAACATTCCTGATAAAAACCGTACAGCTCCTGTTGAGCCTCTCGATACTGGTCATCGTTCACGAGTTCGGCCACTTCATCTTCGCCCGCATGTTCAAGGTGCGGGTCGAGAAATTCTACCTCTTCTTCGACCCCTGGTTCTCACTCTTCAAGTTCAAACCCAAAAACAGCCACACCGAATATGGCATAGGTTGGTTACCCCTGGGCGGATACGTGAAAATTGCGGGTATGATTGACGAGTCGATGGACCGTGAACAGATGAAACAGCCGGCCCAACCGTGGGAATTTCGCTCGAAACCGGCCTGGCAACGGCTGCTCATCATGGTGGCCGGTGTGGTATTCAATTTCATTCTGGCCGTCTTCATCTACTCGATGATAGCCTACACGTGGGGCACCTCGTATATTCCTTTCAAAAACGCCTATGCCGGCATGGAGTATTGCCAGTCGGCCCGGGATATAGGATTCCAGAACGGCGACATTCCCCTCACGGCCGACGGTGCCACGCTCGATTTCATGTCGAGCGAGACGCTGCAAAAGATAGTCGAGGCTCGTGAGGTAGAGGTACTGCGTGGCACCGACACCGTGTCGATTGCCATTCCCCAGGACTTCATGCTGCGACTGATCGACAAGGAAGAGCAGTTTGCCATGTACCGCATTCCACCGGTCGTGTATGAAGCGGCCGACCATACGGGAGCCCAGCAGGCCGGCCTGCAAAAAGGCGACCGCATCGAGTCGATTAACGGCAAGACAACCCCCTCGCTCGACGAGTTGCACCAAGTTCTGGCCAACTACCGCGACACCACGGTGACGGTGGCCTTCCTGCGCAACGGGGTGCAACATTCGACCCAAGTGAAGACCGACTCGGTAGGCGCACTGGGCATTCTCATCTCGCCCTTGTCCGAAAGCTATGAGGTCGTGACCGAGCACTACGGATTCTGGGAATCGTTCCCCAAGGGTATCGAACTCGGTGTCGACAAGTTGACGAGCTATGTGAGCAGCATGAAATATGTCTTTACCAAAGAGGGGGCACAAAGCCTGGGTGGGTTCGGAGCCATCGGCAGCATCTTCCCCGAACAGTGGAACTGGGAGGCCTTCTGGAGCATGACCGCCTTCCTGTCGGTAATCCTGGCCTTCATGAATATCCTGCCCATACCGGCTCTCGACGGCGGGCACGTGCTCTTCCTACTTTACGAAGTCATCACACGACGCAAGCCCAACGATAAATTCATGGAGTATGCCCAGATGTGCGGCATGATTTTCCTGCTGCTTCTGCTCGTCTATGCCAACGGCAACGACATATTCCGCTTTTTCTTCAAATAA
- a CDS encoding 1-deoxy-D-xylulose-5-phosphate reductoisomerase: MRKQLAILGSTGSIGTQTLDVVAEHPDLFEVYTLTANNNVERLIEQAKRFNPDSVVIANEAHYPRLQEALKELPIKVYASDEAIAQIVEAAPIDIVVTAMVGYAGLKPTIRAIEAHKTIALANKETLVVAGDLIKQLALDNRAPIIPVDSEHSAIFQCLVGEWDNPIDKIILTASGGPFRELSAEEMKHVTKNDALKHPKWNMGHKITIDSATLMNKGFEMIEAKWLFDVAPKDIEIAVHPQSIVHSMVQFKDGTVKAQLGVQDMRMPIRYALSYPARLESPNSKLTLEQYAQLTFERPDMERFPLLRYAFDAVAEGGNMPCIMNAANEIAVAAFLNDAIDYPSIARIVAETMAHVEFIASPGYEEYVHTNQLARDYAARLIQ; the protein is encoded by the coding sequence ATGAGAAAACAATTAGCCATATTAGGTTCCACAGGCTCGATAGGTACACAGACGCTTGACGTCGTGGCCGAACACCCCGACCTGTTTGAAGTATATACACTCACGGCCAACAACAACGTAGAACGGCTCATCGAGCAGGCCAAACGCTTCAACCCCGACTCGGTGGTTATTGCCAACGAGGCGCATTACCCACGGTTGCAAGAGGCCTTGAAGGAGCTCCCCATCAAAGTATATGCCAGCGACGAGGCCATCGCCCAAATCGTCGAAGCGGCCCCTATCGACATCGTGGTCACAGCCATGGTGGGATATGCGGGACTGAAACCGACCATACGGGCCATCGAGGCTCACAAGACCATCGCCCTGGCCAACAAGGAGACGCTGGTGGTGGCAGGTGACCTCATCAAGCAGCTGGCGCTCGACAACCGGGCCCCGATTATTCCCGTCGACTCGGAACACTCGGCTATTTTCCAATGCCTTGTGGGCGAATGGGACAACCCCATCGACAAGATTATCCTCACGGCTTCGGGCGGCCCGTTCAGAGAACTCTCGGCCGAAGAGATGAAACACGTGACCAAAAACGACGCCCTCAAACACCCCAAGTGGAACATGGGGCATAAAATTACCATCGACTCGGCCACGCTCATGAACAAGGGTTTTGAGATGATCGAGGCCAAGTGGCTCTTCGACGTCGCGCCCAAAGACATCGAGATTGCCGTTCACCCGCAGTCGATCGTTCATTCGATGGTACAATTCAAAGACGGCACAGTGAAAGCCCAGTTGGGCGTGCAAGACATGCGAATGCCCATACGCTATGCCCTCTCCTATCCGGCCCGCCTCGAAAGCCCCAACTCGAAACTCACTCTCGAACAATATGCCCAACTCACCTTCGAGCGCCCCGACATGGAGCGCTTCCCGCTGTTGCGCTATGCCTTCGATGCCGTAGCCGAGGGGGGCAACATGCCCTGCATCATGAATGCCGCCAACGAGATAGCCGTGGCCGCCTTCCTCAACGATGCCATCGACTACCCCAGCATAGCCCGCATCGTGGCCGAAACGATGGCCCACGTCGAGTTCATCGCCTCGCCCGGCTACGAAGAGTATGTACACACCAACCAACTGGCTCGCGACTATGCAGCCCGACTGATTCAATAA
- a CDS encoding murein hydrolase activator EnvC family protein, with product MKRNKKSPDFFPRKRSKYKLTFFNESSLEDVWTICFSRFGAIMTAVLLVALIVVAILSIIVGTPVKHLLPGYLKTEERIEMVDKILRVDSLAAEVQRRDAYIKNLAAILTGEIKIDSIGQQADSLLATRNDTLLPPSKQMADYVKQYEQEEKYTLNVFTPTTPIDGKLFYTPFKGKIVQAYDPQRNHFGVDVQCPRNTAVSSVLDGTIVSASYTPNYGYVVAIQHSNNYLSIYKYNAGILKEIGDKVLGGEKIAVTGWEEGKSSSQSCTAEFQLWHMGQSIDPEKYITF from the coding sequence ATGAAACGAAATAAAAAGAGCCCCGATTTCTTCCCCCGGAAACGGTCGAAATACAAACTCACCTTCTTCAACGAGAGTTCGCTGGAAGATGTGTGGACCATCTGTTTCTCCCGATTCGGAGCCATCATGACCGCCGTCCTGCTTGTCGCTCTCATTGTCGTAGCCATACTCTCGATTATCGTGGGCACCCCGGTGAAGCACCTGTTGCCCGGCTACCTGAAAACCGAGGAGCGCATCGAGATGGTCGACAAGATTCTGCGTGTCGACTCGCTGGCGGCCGAGGTGCAACGACGCGATGCCTACATCAAAAACCTCGCGGCGATTCTTACCGGCGAAATCAAAATCGACTCCATCGGCCAGCAGGCCGACAGTCTGCTCGCAACCCGCAACGACACCCTGCTGCCCCCGTCAAAACAGATGGCCGACTACGTCAAGCAATATGAACAGGAGGAGAAATACACCCTCAACGTATTCACCCCCACCACGCCTATCGACGGGAAGCTGTTCTACACCCCCTTCAAGGGCAAGATAGTACAAGCCTACGACCCGCAACGCAACCACTTCGGGGTCGACGTGCAATGTCCGCGCAACACGGCGGTATCGTCGGTTCTCGACGGCACCATCGTCTCGGCAAGCTACACCCCCAACTACGGCTATGTGGTAGCCATACAGCACAGCAACAACTACCTCTCCATCTACAAATACAACGCGGGTATCCTCAAAGAGATCGGTGATAAGGTACTGGGGGGTGAGAAAATCGCCGTCACCGGCTGGGAGGAGGGGAAATCGTCGTCGCAATCGTGCACGGCCGAGTTCCAGCTATGGCACATGGGACAATCGATCGACCCCGAAAAATATATCACTTTCTAA
- a CDS encoding OmpA family protein produces MKTKFFYLAVALATTSMLGYTESAGAQALIVEEDVSVTEVLPGKPRYYSDSHKNNWFISLGAGGQTFFTEHTGDAQYTLAMDFAVGKWISPFLGFRLSAMGGALHTNWPYAEGVMTHMRYAALYGDLMWNMFNTFHGYNERRVFSIIPFIGIGGIYSFHNTPYGRETYAFPLTAGIKLNFRLSHYVDFFLEGRGNLIGDHFNGIVEGTEVESVVSAIGGFSIKFGKDRFKAYDAYADQLMINQLNDKVNMLRSQLNECESREVECPPCPEPVVEEVTVVEPAGCNQELTGVVRFTINSAVVSNEEMVNVYNIAQWLKSNPSCNISVIGYADKDTGTPEYNKQLSQRRAESVVKLLTEKYNIDKKRVQIVANGSDSQLYPQNNNWNRIVVFAGSAQ; encoded by the coding sequence ATGAAAACAAAGTTCTTTTATTTAGCAGTAGCGCTGGCTACGACATCGATGTTGGGATACACCGAGTCGGCTGGGGCACAAGCGCTCATCGTCGAAGAAGATGTTTCGGTCACCGAGGTTCTGCCCGGCAAGCCCCGGTACTACTCCGACAGTCACAAGAACAACTGGTTTATTTCGTTGGGTGCCGGTGGTCAGACCTTCTTCACCGAGCATACCGGCGATGCTCAATATACGCTGGCCATGGATTTTGCCGTGGGTAAATGGATCAGTCCTTTCCTGGGATTCCGCCTGTCGGCCATGGGAGGTGCTCTGCACACCAACTGGCCGTATGCCGAAGGGGTGATGACTCACATGCGTTATGCCGCCCTCTATGGCGATTTGATGTGGAACATGTTCAACACCTTCCACGGGTATAACGAACGGCGTGTCTTCTCGATCATTCCCTTTATCGGTATCGGTGGCATCTATTCGTTCCACAATACGCCTTACGGACGCGAAACCTATGCCTTCCCGCTCACGGCCGGTATCAAGCTGAATTTCAGATTGTCGCACTATGTCGATTTCTTCCTCGAAGGTCGTGGCAACCTCATTGGCGACCATTTCAACGGCATTGTTGAGGGGACAGAGGTCGAGAGTGTGGTGTCGGCTATCGGCGGTTTCTCGATTAAGTTTGGAAAAGACCGCTTCAAAGCCTATGATGCCTATGCCGACCAGTTGATGATTAACCAGCTGAACGACAAGGTGAACATGTTGAGAAGCCAACTGAACGAATGCGAGTCGCGCGAGGTGGAGTGCCCTCCTTGTCCCGAACCGGTCGTTGAGGAGGTGACGGTAGTCGAGCCGGCCGGTTGCAATCAGGAGCTTACGGGGGTGGTGCGTTTTACCATCAACAGTGCCGTGGTTTCCAACGAGGAGATGGTCAACGTCTACAACATCGCCCAGTGGTTGAAGAGCAACCCTTCGTGCAACATCTCGGTCATCGGGTATGCCGACAAGGATACGGGTACGCCCGAGTATAACAAGCAGTTGAGCCAACGTCGGGCCGAGTCGGTAGTCAAGTTACTGACCGAGAAATATAACATTGATAAAAAGCGGGTACAGATTGTGGCCAACGGTAGCGATTCGCAACTTTACCCGCAGAATAACAACTGGAACCGAATTGTCGTATTTGCCGGTTCGGCCCAGTGA
- the leuB gene encoding 3-isopropylmalate dehydrogenase — protein MELHIAVLPGDGIGPEVVDQALNVTRAICEKFGHELKYQIAPVGACAIEETGSPYPDSTHELCMRSDAVLFGAIGSPQYDNNPNAPVRPEQGLLAMRKKLGLFANIRPITTFPGLIHKSPLRADIIDGADFMCIRELTGGLYFGRPQGRSEDGSVAYDTCMYSREEITRIVQLAYDYAMRRRKKVTMVDKANILATSRLWREVTQEIAAEYPEVETEFLFVDNAAMRMIQWPKSFDVIVTENMFGDILTDEGSVITGSLGMLPSASIGLHTSVFEPIHGSYPQAAGKDIANPLATILSAAMMFEYAFGLKAEADLIRSAVSESMKAGVVTEDIADPGTPTYHTHEVGEWIVEWIGKH, from the coding sequence ATGGAATTACATATTGCAGTATTGCCGGGCGACGGAATTGGCCCGGAAGTCGTAGATCAGGCGCTGAACGTGACCCGGGCCATCTGCGAGAAATTCGGCCACGAACTGAAATACCAGATTGCCCCGGTGGGGGCCTGTGCCATCGAAGAGACCGGCTCGCCCTACCCCGACTCGACTCACGAATTGTGCATGCGCTCCGATGCCGTGCTGTTCGGAGCCATCGGTTCGCCCCAATACGACAACAATCCCAACGCACCGGTGCGCCCCGAACAGGGATTGCTGGCCATGCGCAAGAAGCTGGGATTGTTTGCCAACATTCGCCCCATCACCACCTTCCCGGGGCTGATACACAAATCGCCCCTCCGGGCCGACATCATCGACGGTGCCGATTTCATGTGTATTCGCGAGCTCACCGGAGGCCTCTACTTCGGTCGTCCACAGGGTCGCAGCGAAGACGGCAGCGTGGCCTACGACACCTGCATGTACAGCCGGGAAGAGATTACCCGCATCGTGCAACTGGCCTACGACTATGCCATGCGTCGCCGCAAGAAGGTGACGATGGTCGACAAGGCCAACATCTTGGCTACCTCGCGGCTCTGGCGGGAGGTGACCCAGGAGATTGCCGCCGAATATCCCGAGGTCGAAACCGAGTTTCTCTTCGTCGACAACGCCGCCATGCGCATGATACAATGGCCCAAGAGTTTCGACGTGATTGTCACCGAAAACATGTTCGGCGACATTCTCACCGACGAGGGTTCGGTCATCACCGGCTCGCTGGGCATGCTCCCCTCGGCCTCGATAGGACTGCACACCTCGGTATTCGAGCCGATACACGGCTCCTATCCGCAGGCCGCAGGTAAGGATATAGCCAACCCGCTGGCCACGATTCTGTCGGCTGCCATGATGTTCGAGTATGCCTTCGGACTGAAAGCCGAGGCCGACCTCATTCGCTCGGCCGTGTCGGAGTCGATGAAGGCCGGCGTCGTGACCGAGGACATTGCCGATCCTGGGACCCCCACTTACCATACCCACGAGGTGGGCGAATGGATTGTAGAATGGATCGGGAAACACTAA
- a CDS encoding alpha-isopropylmalate synthase regulatory domain-containing protein, producing MFIEIMDTTLRDGEQTSGVSFARQEKMSIARLLLEDLKIPRIEIASARVSSGEYDMATQLCEWARKRGHIDKIEVLGFLDNGASIEWIRSCGARVMNLLCKGSEKHCTFQLKKTVQEHIADIKRAIQKAREVGLKVNLYLEDWSNGIQHSPQYVYQLVDALRSEAVERFMLPDTLGILNPLQTLKFCRAMRRRYPELRFDFHAHNDYDLATANTFAAALTGIQGVHCTINGLGERAGNAPLTSVLAVLHDQVKATTGVTENMVNKVSRIVESYSGVRVAANKPIIGESVFTQCAGVHADGDNKNNLYYNDLLPERFGRKREYALGKTSGQANIRKNLESLGIELDDESIQRVTQRVVELSDKKEMVTPEDLPYIISDVLKHQTLAQHVKVVNYTLNLSQGLKPVAVLAIDINGQVYEGASTGDGQYDAFVKAIRKIYKEQLSRTLPLLTNYTVNIPPGGRTDALVQTVISWDYNGNVLKTQGLDADQMEAAIQATIKMLNIIEDKEQHITNN from the coding sequence ATGTTCATCGAAATCATGGATACCACCCTGCGGGACGGGGAGCAGACGTCGGGGGTCTCTTTTGCCCGACAAGAGAAGATGAGTATCGCCCGACTGCTTCTCGAAGACTTGAAGATACCCCGCATCGAAATTGCCTCGGCCCGCGTCTCATCGGGTGAATACGACATGGCCACACAACTGTGCGAATGGGCTCGGAAACGAGGTCACATCGACAAGATAGAGGTACTGGGATTCCTCGACAACGGAGCCTCCATCGAATGGATACGCTCCTGCGGCGCCCGGGTGATGAACCTGCTCTGCAAGGGGTCGGAGAAGCACTGCACCTTTCAGCTGAAAAAGACGGTACAGGAGCACATCGCCGATATAAAACGGGCGATACAGAAGGCCCGGGAGGTGGGATTGAAAGTGAACCTCTACCTCGAAGACTGGTCGAACGGCATACAGCACTCCCCGCAATATGTCTACCAGCTGGTCGATGCCCTGCGCAGCGAAGCTGTCGAGCGCTTCATGCTGCCCGACACGCTGGGCATTCTCAACCCGCTCCAAACGCTTAAATTCTGCCGGGCCATGCGCCGCCGCTATCCCGAACTGCGGTTCGACTTCCACGCCCACAACGACTACGACCTGGCCACGGCCAATACCTTTGCCGCCGCCCTCACCGGCATACAGGGGGTGCACTGCACCATCAACGGACTGGGCGAACGGGCCGGCAACGCCCCCCTCACCAGCGTGCTGGCGGTGCTGCACGACCAGGTAAAAGCTACCACAGGGGTGACCGAAAACATGGTCAACAAGGTGAGCCGCATTGTCGAATCCTACTCGGGAGTGCGGGTAGCCGCCAACAAGCCCATCATCGGCGAGTCGGTCTTCACCCAGTGCGCCGGTGTGCATGCCGACGGCGACAACAAGAACAACCTCTATTACAACGACCTGCTGCCCGAGCGTTTCGGCCGCAAACGAGAGTATGCCCTCGGCAAGACCTCGGGGCAGGCCAATATCCGCAAGAATCTCGAATCGCTGGGCATCGAGCTCGACGACGAGTCGATACAACGGGTCACCCAACGGGTCGTGGAGCTGAGCGACAAGAAGGAGATGGTTACCCCCGAAGACCTGCCCTACATCATCTCCGACGTGCTGAAACACCAGACCCTCGCCCAGCACGTGAAGGTGGTGAACTACACCCTCAACCTCTCGCAGGGGCTCAAACCGGTGGCTGTCCTCGCCATCGACATCAACGGGCAGGTGTACGAGGGAGCCTCGACCGGCGACGGACAGTACGACGCCTTCGTAAAGGCCATTCGCAAAATCTACAAGGAGCAACTGAGCCGCACCCTCCCGCTGCTGACCAACTACACGGTGAACATTCCGCCCGGTGGACGCACCGACGCGCTGGTGCAGACGGTCATCTCGTGGGACTACAACGGCAACGTGCTGAAAACCCAAGGCCTCGATGCCGACCAGATGGAAGCGGCCATACAGGCTACCATCAAGATGCTGAATATCATCGAAGACAAGGAACAACACATAACCAACAATTAA
- the leuD gene encoding 3-isopropylmalate dehydratase small subunit — protein sequence MIEKINIITSSCIPLPQENVDTDQIIPARFLKAVSREGFGENLFRDWRYDKNGKPIADFVLNNPAYSGKILVAGKNFGSGSSREHAAWAIAGYGFRVVVSSFFADIFKNNALNNGVLPVVVSEPFLSNLFRHIQADPAATVTVNLEAQTITDNTSGECEHFEINPYKKNCLLNGYDDIDYLLSKKPAIEAWEANHQ from the coding sequence ATGATCGAAAAAATCAACATCATAACCTCGTCGTGCATTCCTCTGCCTCAGGAGAATGTCGATACCGACCAAATCATTCCGGCCCGTTTCCTGAAAGCCGTATCGCGCGAAGGCTTCGGCGAAAACCTCTTCCGCGACTGGCGCTATGACAAGAACGGCAAGCCCATTGCCGACTTTGTGCTCAACAATCCCGCCTACTCGGGAAAGATACTGGTAGCCGGGAAGAACTTCGGGAGCGGTTCCAGCCGGGAACATGCTGCCTGGGCCATCGCCGGATACGGATTCCGGGTGGTCGTGTCGAGCTTCTTTGCCGACATCTTCAAGAACAACGCCCTCAACAACGGAGTGCTGCCGGTCGTGGTATCGGAGCCCTTCCTGTCCAACCTCTTCCGCCACATTCAGGCCGACCCGGCCGCAACCGTGACGGTCAACCTCGAAGCCCAGACCATCACCGACAACACCAGCGGCGAGTGCGAACATTTTGAAATCAACCCCTACAAGAAGAATTGCCTGCTCAACGGATACGACGACATCGACTATCTGCTCAGCAAGAAACCGGCAATCGAAGCGTGGGAGGCCAACCATCAATAA
- the leuC gene encoding 3-isopropylmalate dehydratase large subunit, with product MNTLFDKIWDAHVVTSVAGGPDQLYIDRHYCHEVTSPQAFNELRERHLQVFRPEKTTCSPDHNIPTLHQELPIADPVSRNQVDTLARNAREFGLTYYGLGHEKNGIIHVIGPEYGLTQPGMTIVCGDSHTSTHGAFGAIAFGIGTSEVAMVLASQCILQPKPKSMRINIEGRLAPGVTAKDIALYIIARMTTGGATGYFVEYAGEAIRALSMEERMTVCNLSIEMGARGGLIAPDQTTFDYVKGREFAPKGEAWDRALAYWKTLYSEPDAVFDREVTFQAADIAPRITYGTNPGMGIAIDEAIPQESTIDESGKISFRRALQYMGFEAGESLLGKDIDYVFLGSCTNGRIEDFRAFARLVKGHKKADRVTAWLVPGSQAVARQIRAEGLDRILSEAGFEIRQPGCSACLAMNDDKVPAGKYAVSTSNRNFEGRQGPGARTILAGPLVAAAAAITGKITDPRTLL from the coding sequence ATGAACACGTTATTCGACAAGATATGGGACGCCCACGTGGTGACCTCGGTGGCCGGAGGTCCCGACCAGTTGTACATCGACCGACACTACTGCCACGAAGTGACCAGCCCGCAAGCCTTCAACGAGCTGCGAGAGCGCCACTTGCAGGTATTCCGCCCCGAGAAGACCACCTGCTCTCCCGACCACAACATTCCCACACTTCATCAAGAGCTCCCCATTGCCGACCCGGTGTCGCGCAATCAGGTCGATACACTCGCGCGCAACGCTCGCGAATTCGGCCTCACCTACTACGGTCTGGGGCATGAGAAGAACGGGATTATCCACGTAATCGGGCCCGAGTACGGACTCACGCAACCGGGCATGACCATCGTATGCGGCGACAGCCACACCTCGACCCACGGAGCCTTCGGCGCCATCGCCTTCGGCATCGGCACCAGCGAGGTGGCCATGGTCCTGGCCTCGCAATGTATTCTGCAACCCAAACCCAAGTCGATGCGCATCAACATCGAGGGACGACTCGCGCCCGGCGTCACGGCCAAGGACATTGCCCTCTACATCATTGCCCGAATGACTACGGGCGGTGCTACCGGCTATTTTGTCGAATATGCCGGCGAGGCCATTCGGGCACTCAGCATGGAGGAGCGTATGACCGTGTGCAACCTCAGCATCGAGATGGGGGCCCGAGGCGGCCTGATTGCCCCCGACCAGACGACCTTCGACTACGTCAAAGGTCGGGAGTTTGCTCCCAAGGGCGAAGCCTGGGATCGCGCCCTCGCCTACTGGAAAACCCTGTACAGCGAACCCGATGCCGTGTTCGACCGCGAGGTAACCTTCCAGGCGGCCGACATCGCTCCCCGCATCACCTACGGTACCAACCCCGGCATGGGCATTGCTATCGACGAAGCCATTCCGCAGGAATCGACCATCGACGAAAGCGGAAAGATTTCGTTCCGACGTGCTCTGCAATACATGGGCTTCGAGGCCGGAGAATCGCTGCTGGGGAAGGATATCGACTACGTCTTCTTAGGGAGCTGCACCAACGGCCGTATCGAAGATTTCAGAGCTTTTGCCCGCCTGGTAAAAGGGCATAAGAAGGCCGACCGCGTGACTGCCTGGCTCGTCCCGGGTTCGCAAGCCGTAGCCCGCCAGATACGCGCCGAGGGGCTCGACCGCATCTTGTCCGAGGCCGGTTTCGAGATACGCCAACCCGGCTGCTCGGCCTGTCTGGCCATGAACGACGATAAGGTCCCGGCCGGGAAATATGCCGTGTCGACCTCGAACCGCAACTTCGAGGGCCGGCAGGGTCCCGGTGCCCGCACGATACTCGCCGGGCCGCTGGTGGCCGCGGCTGCCGCCATCACAGGTAAGATAACCGATCCACGAACCCTTTTATAA